One stretch of Schlesneria sp. DSM 10557 DNA includes these proteins:
- a CDS encoding transposase produces MLMTDGNGVPISGFTISAQVAEVNTIETLVDIQVAGQKPERLLYDKAADADWIRDTLKLRGIEQITPHRKGRKKPSRQDGRSLRRYASRWKVERTISWLGYQRRLLVRHEYYPHLFEGFFHLACLMICLNRF; encoded by the coding sequence ATGCTGATGACGGACGGTAACGGCGTCCCCATCTCGGGGTTCACCATTTCTGCACAGGTCGCCGAAGTCAACACGATCGAGACGCTGGTCGACATTCAAGTTGCTGGCCAGAAACCGGAGAGGCTGCTGTACGATAAGGCTGCCGATGCGGATTGGATTCGTGATACGCTCAAACTGCGAGGTATCGAGCAAATCACACCCCACCGAAAAGGCCGGAAGAAGCCGTCTCGACAAGACGGGCGAAGCCTGAGGCGATATGCGAGTCGCTGGAAAGTGGAACGCACGATCAGTTGGCTAGGCTATCAAAGAAGACTTCTTGTCCGGCATGAATACTACCCACATCTCTTCGAAGGTTTTTTCCACCTCGCCTGCCTAATGATATGCTTGAACCGGTTTTGA
- a CDS encoding transposase — MWPQRRRPNTTGSRTVPKPFLDDAQWNSIKDLFANPLPSPLGGRPRVEPRPCLEGILWVLKSGGRWQDLPERYPSPATCWRRLKEWTERGIMVKTWERLLKSLDRQKQLNWSQAMGDGTFSPAKKGAPRLARPRKAKERNSC; from the coding sequence ATGTGGCCCCAGCGACGGCGGCCGAATACGACAGGGTCCAGGACGGTCCCGAAGCCTTTTCTTGATGATGCCCAGTGGAATTCCATCAAAGATCTGTTTGCAAACCCTCTTCCATCCCCGCTGGGAGGCCGACCACGAGTCGAGCCTCGACCCTGTCTGGAGGGAATTTTGTGGGTCCTGAAGAGCGGAGGACGATGGCAAGATTTACCAGAGCGATACCCCTCTCCTGCAACATGCTGGCGAAGGCTCAAGGAGTGGACGGAGAGAGGAATCATGGTCAAAACGTGGGAACGTCTCCTGAAGTCCCTTGATCGACAGAAACAGCTGAACTGGTCGCAGGCAATGGGTGATGGCACCTTTTCGCCTGCAAAAAAGGGGGCGCCGAGGTTGGCAAGACCAAGAAAGGCAAAGGAACGAAACTCATGCTGA
- a CDS encoding DUF3592 domain-containing protein, whose protein sequence is MNRFVVMLTAAVCLVARVAVAGVDLSQSTVSSDLKMVPAGTVVTVYVVLKNSGDTPSHQTDVRVRFPHNGFLVRIDELPQLKRDDKEREVTAVVEIPARGETSFTFDLLASRKEAQHTLSAEIEARNFLADARLDTEFSIKISSAPSTAGVVIGGLRFHPAAFWVLGWMVCGGLFFVWLRLRLQWLREHPLSSRLPSQISRVPALGLVALIMLPLAFAMVGTGLAWRDLQTLTTWKEAEATILGRREVIRTQTRNQAGRRRQTSTTRTPEFALKYQAGDREMISTGFDTGTSLHIGGQVLGKQTIDEWVPGKTIPCWYDPTDPANVIVRRGFGGIYFFFLLPLPLLVFGLWQLRKVSQAVSQLDELEWESSENAT, encoded by the coding sequence ATGAACAGATTTGTCGTGATGCTGACCGCAGCCGTTTGCCTTGTCGCGCGAGTCGCCGTGGCGGGGGTGGATTTGAGTCAGTCAACGGTCTCATCCGACTTGAAAATGGTTCCCGCCGGCACGGTGGTGACGGTGTATGTCGTTCTCAAGAACTCGGGCGACACCCCCTCCCATCAGACCGATGTGCGAGTGCGGTTTCCGCACAATGGATTTCTCGTCCGGATTGACGAGTTGCCCCAGTTGAAACGCGACGACAAAGAACGCGAGGTGACCGCCGTCGTCGAGATTCCCGCCAGGGGCGAGACTTCGTTTACGTTCGACCTGCTGGCCTCTCGCAAAGAGGCCCAGCACACGCTGTCAGCGGAGATCGAAGCGCGAAACTTTCTGGCGGATGCGCGGCTGGATACGGAGTTCTCGATCAAAATCAGCAGCGCCCCTTCGACGGCCGGAGTGGTCATCGGTGGGTTGAGGTTTCATCCGGCGGCGTTCTGGGTTCTGGGATGGATGGTCTGCGGCGGATTGTTCTTCGTCTGGTTGCGACTTCGCCTGCAGTGGCTCAGAGAACATCCACTGTCCAGCCGCTTGCCATCGCAGATCAGTCGCGTCCCGGCGCTGGGGCTGGTGGCTCTGATCATGCTTCCGCTGGCGTTTGCGATGGTGGGAACGGGACTCGCGTGGCGCGATCTGCAAACACTCACCACCTGGAAAGAGGCGGAAGCCACGATCCTCGGGCGACGTGAAGTCATCAGGACACAGACACGAAACCAGGCCGGACGGCGGCGACAGACAAGCACCACCCGCACGCCCGAATTCGCGCTGAAGTATCAGGCAGGCGACCGCGAAATGATCTCCACCGGCTTCGACACCGGTACCTCCCTGCACATCGGCGGCCAGGTGCTCGGGAAGCAGACGATCGACGAGTGGGTCCCAGGCAAAACCATTCCCTGCTGGTACGATCCCACCGACCCCGCCAACGTCATCGTCCGCCGCGGCTTCGGCGGAATCTATTTTTTCTTCCTGCTTCCACTCCCCCTTCTCGTATTCGGTCTGTGGCAACTCCGAAAAGTCAGTCAGGCCGTCAGCCAACTGGACGAACTCGAATGGGAATCGAGCGAGAACGCGACCTGA
- the moaA gene encoding GTP 3',8-cyclase MoaA: protein MLPELPLIDSFGRLHNNLRISVTDRCNIRCFYCMPAEDVQFMEKSELLTFEEIERFVRIAVPLGIDKLRLTGGEPLVRRELKELVSRLAAIDGIKDIGLTTNGILLADQAEGLYQAGLRRINVSLDALTPEKFKKFTRREGFERVIEGIQAAQQAGFQPVKINAVSVRGMTEEELVPFGHFAREMGVEVRFIEYMPLDADNAWERGKVLYAHEIVERLSAEIMPLRSLDPDAGDGHGGPATDFVFEDGIGRIGFISSVSQPFCMSCNRIRITADGKLRNCLFSLDETDVRSLLRSGAADQQIVDAIRASVAAKKEGHEINTARFIQPARPMHSIGG from the coding sequence ATGTTGCCAGAGCTCCCCTTAATCGATTCCTTTGGCCGGTTGCACAACAACCTGCGGATCAGCGTCACCGATCGATGCAACATTCGCTGCTTCTATTGCATGCCGGCCGAAGACGTGCAGTTCATGGAGAAATCCGAGCTGCTGACGTTCGAAGAAATCGAGCGATTCGTGCGGATCGCCGTTCCCCTGGGGATCGACAAACTTCGTTTGACAGGGGGCGAACCACTCGTCCGGCGCGAACTGAAAGAGCTGGTGTCCCGTCTGGCGGCGATCGACGGGATCAAGGATATTGGTCTCACGACCAATGGGATCCTGCTCGCCGATCAGGCCGAAGGCTTGTACCAGGCGGGGCTCCGCAGGATTAACGTCAGTCTGGATGCCCTGACGCCGGAAAAGTTTAAGAAGTTCACTCGCCGCGAAGGCTTTGAACGAGTCATCGAAGGGATTCAAGCGGCACAGCAGGCCGGTTTCCAGCCGGTCAAGATCAACGCCGTCTCGGTACGGGGCATGACCGAGGAAGAACTGGTTCCGTTCGGGCACTTCGCCCGCGAGATGGGTGTCGAAGTCCGGTTCATCGAATACATGCCGCTCGACGCCGACAACGCCTGGGAACGAGGTAAGGTCCTGTACGCCCACGAAATCGTCGAACGACTGTCGGCGGAAATCATGCCCCTGCGTTCCCTCGATCCCGACGCAGGAGATGGCCATGGTGGACCTGCGACCGATTTCGTGTTCGAAGATGGGATTGGCCGAATCGGGTTCATCTCGTCCGTGAGCCAGCCCTTCTGCATGAGCTGTAACCGCATCCGCATCACGGCCGACGGCAAACTGCGCAACTGCCTGTTCAGTCTGGATGAAACCGACGTCCGGAGCCTGCTGCGGAGCGGTGCGGCCGATCAGCAGATCGTCGACGCCATCCGGGCCAGCGTCGCCGCTAAGAAAGAGGGGCACGAAATCAACACCGCCCGCTTCATCCAGCCAGCTCGCCCGATGCACTCCATCGGCGGTTGA
- a CDS encoding IS3 family transposase: MPGIAQSSSTQIRVVCEVLGVSRSAYYAWRERTPSGRESRDTRLAQQIQAIFWNHRRRYGARRIAEELADQGEICSPRKVTQLLSLQGLRAIQPKSFAPKTTQSRHRLGYSPNLLLEAPEPSSLNDHWVGDISYVPLTDGRFCYLAILMDRYSRRIVGWNVDQSMTEELVIPALQAAIRDRQPAPMMIHHTDRGGQYAGGRYRAILRRADSRQSMSRADNCYDNAFMESCFGTLETELEMTDYRHHRIARREIGEYIAYYNLNRKHSALGYLTPHQFELQE; encoded by the coding sequence GTGCCGGGGATTGCACAATCAAGCAGCACTCAGATTCGTGTGGTGTGCGAGGTGTTGGGAGTCAGTCGGTCCGCGTATTACGCTTGGAGAGAGCGTACCCCCAGCGGGCGAGAATCTCGTGACACGCGACTTGCTCAACAAATCCAAGCCATCTTTTGGAACCATCGCCGCCGTTATGGCGCGCGTCGAATTGCGGAGGAGTTAGCCGATCAAGGAGAGATCTGCTCACCGCGAAAAGTGACTCAACTGCTGAGTTTACAGGGGCTGCGGGCCATTCAACCGAAGTCGTTCGCCCCCAAGACAACGCAGAGCCGACATCGTTTAGGGTACAGCCCGAATTTGTTACTTGAGGCTCCTGAGCCGAGTTCACTGAATGACCATTGGGTTGGTGACATCAGCTACGTCCCCCTGACGGACGGGCGTTTCTGCTATCTCGCTATTCTCATGGATCGCTATTCAAGGCGGATCGTCGGCTGGAATGTCGATCAGTCGATGACAGAAGAACTGGTGATCCCCGCTCTCCAGGCTGCAATCCGTGACCGTCAGCCCGCCCCGATGATGATTCACCATACCGACCGAGGAGGGCAGTACGCGGGAGGCCGGTATCGCGCGATCCTTCGTCGGGCAGACTCCCGACAAAGCATGAGCCGTGCTGACAACTGTTACGACAACGCCTTCATGGAATCTTGCTTCGGCACCCTCGAGACAGAACTCGAAATGACCGACTACAGACATCACCGCATCGCCCGGCGTGAGATCGGTGAGTACATCGCCTACTACAACCTCAACCGAAAACACTCCGCCCTCGGATACTTAACCCCGCATCAGTTCGAACTGCAGGAGTGA
- a CDS encoding SDR family NAD(P)-dependent oxidoreductase, with the protein MFERIARTFEGTTAVVIGAGGIGAEIVRQLVGNVAKLVVADQNDQLLSSLLCQHGASKLFVHNLDVGDASAVATFFAELDATVGSPDLLFYTAGILNIESLAELSAEKWQKTVQVNLNGAYFCVQAAADRMQKQKRGSIIVLGSIAGTKARSGSRVNPVYNATKAALAAFVNGAAMQFRPHGIRINCISPGPTATPMMNLQPAQVHAAVSEMTLDGRMNDPAEVAELALFVAGHGRFTGEEICMGGGAGLGG; encoded by the coding sequence TTGTTTGAGCGAATCGCGCGAACGTTCGAAGGCACGACAGCCGTCGTGATCGGAGCGGGTGGAATCGGCGCTGAAATTGTGCGTCAGCTGGTCGGCAACGTCGCCAAATTGGTGGTCGCCGACCAGAACGATCAACTGCTGTCATCTCTTCTGTGTCAACACGGTGCGTCGAAGCTTTTTGTCCATAACCTCGATGTGGGCGACGCCTCTGCTGTGGCAACGTTCTTTGCCGAGTTAGACGCGACCGTGGGGTCGCCTGATCTCCTGTTCTATACAGCAGGGATCCTCAATATCGAATCGCTGGCTGAGTTGTCAGCAGAGAAGTGGCAGAAGACCGTGCAGGTAAACCTGAACGGTGCCTACTTCTGCGTGCAAGCCGCAGCGGATCGAATGCAGAAGCAGAAACGCGGAAGCATCATCGTGCTTGGTTCGATCGCCGGCACGAAAGCCAGATCCGGCTCCCGCGTGAATCCGGTGTATAATGCAACCAAGGCCGCGCTGGCGGCGTTCGTCAACGGGGCCGCGATGCAGTTCCGCCCACATGGAATCCGCATCAATTGTATCTCACCCGGCCCGACGGCCACCCCAATGATGAACTTGCAGCCAGCCCAGGTGCATGCAGCGGTCAGCGAGATGACTCTGGATGGCCGGATGAACGACCCCGCAGAAGTGGCGGAACTGGCCCTCTTCGTTGCCGGGCATGGACGATTCACGGGCGAAGAAATCTGTATGGGGGGCGGCGCGGGACTGGGAGGGTGA
- a CDS encoding molybdenum cofactor biosynthesis protein MoaE, with translation MISLTHDPIDYHALTESVRSTQSGAVVLFLGTVREMTHGRRTLALNYEGYPEMAEVKLAELETAARARWPVDRVAIVHRLGRLELGDISVAVAVSCPHRKAAFEAGQFLIDELKVSVPIWKQENWSDGTTEWVHPSGKPQES, from the coding sequence ATGATCTCACTCACGCACGATCCCATCGATTATCACGCTTTGACGGAATCGGTCCGGTCGACTCAATCAGGGGCCGTCGTCCTGTTTCTCGGAACCGTCCGCGAAATGACCCACGGTCGTCGGACGCTCGCGCTCAACTATGAAGGCTATCCCGAAATGGCCGAAGTGAAGCTCGCGGAACTGGAAACGGCAGCCCGGGCGAGATGGCCCGTGGATCGCGTGGCGATCGTTCACCGTCTGGGACGGCTTGAGCTGGGGGATATCAGTGTGGCGGTTGCCGTCAGTTGTCCGCACCGGAAAGCGGCGTTCGAAGCGGGCCAGTTTCTGATCGATGAACTGAAAGTCTCCGTCCCGATCTGGAAGCAGGAAAACTGGAGCGACGGGACGACGGAATGGGTTCATCCCTCCGGCAAGCCCCAGGAGTCCTGA
- a CDS encoding DUF1501 domain-containing protein, which translates to MLRINQGQSRPFCDGVSRRRFLEVGSLGVFGLSLSSLLRNDARASDESSRFPRTSKRSVILIWQHGGPSQLDTFDMKPLAPAEIRGPYRSIASSLPGLDVSELCPEQAKVMDKCSVIRSFTHGDGDHWAAAHWMLTGRTGANGSDRVPRQPSMSAVASHLLGPRRSGVLTTVNMNDGGFGFNGGAWLGVAHNPFRYGEFSYGDEAGRLPSGDHRSFALVDGLTADALNDRIGLQKQLDSLRRKFDQNSTFRQLDQVDQQALDILLSGRTREAFDVSKEDAKTRERYGDGWGEQALVARRLIEAGSRFVTLNTGYWDDHGQLKHGLDYKMPRHDRAVGVLIQDLAERGMLEDTLVVSAGEFGRTPVINRDAGRDHWPQAQSILIAGGGYRHGQIIGSTDAKAAYPTSRPVGVEDFCAIIYNAIGLSANDTIIDHTGRPMHLLPSGEVPKELL; encoded by the coding sequence ATGCTTCGAATCAATCAAGGTCAGTCCCGTCCCTTCTGCGACGGTGTCTCGCGACGACGATTTCTGGAGGTCGGCTCGCTGGGGGTGTTCGGATTGAGCCTGTCGTCGCTGCTGCGGAACGATGCCCGCGCTTCCGATGAGTCCAGCCGATTTCCACGAACTTCGAAGCGTTCTGTGATTCTCATCTGGCAGCATGGTGGTCCGTCACAACTCGACACATTCGATATGAAGCCACTGGCTCCTGCCGAAATTCGGGGTCCCTATCGCTCGATCGCCTCCTCGTTGCCAGGACTCGATGTCAGCGAGCTTTGCCCCGAACAGGCAAAGGTCATGGACAAGTGCTCTGTCATTCGCAGCTTCACTCACGGTGACGGCGATCACTGGGCAGCCGCCCACTGGATGTTGACCGGGCGAACTGGAGCCAACGGTTCGGACCGCGTTCCGCGTCAGCCCTCGATGTCGGCCGTCGCGTCGCACTTGCTGGGACCTCGACGTAGTGGCGTCTTGACGACCGTCAACATGAACGACGGGGGTTTTGGCTTTAACGGAGGGGCCTGGCTCGGCGTGGCGCACAATCCCTTCCGGTATGGTGAGTTCAGTTACGGGGACGAAGCGGGTCGCCTCCCCTCGGGCGATCATCGCAGTTTTGCTCTGGTGGATGGTTTGACCGCCGATGCACTCAACGATCGAATCGGACTGCAGAAGCAACTCGACAGCCTGAGGAGGAAATTCGACCAGAACAGCACCTTCCGCCAATTGGATCAAGTCGATCAGCAGGCCCTGGATATTCTGCTGTCGGGACGGACTCGCGAAGCCTTCGACGTGTCGAAAGAGGATGCGAAGACGCGCGAACGGTACGGCGACGGCTGGGGTGAGCAGGCGCTGGTCGCACGACGGTTAATTGAAGCCGGTTCGCGGTTCGTGACCCTGAACACCGGCTACTGGGATGACCATGGACAACTGAAGCACGGTTTAGACTACAAGATGCCGCGCCACGACCGGGCTGTTGGCGTCCTGATCCAGGACCTGGCCGAACGGGGAATGCTCGAAGATACGCTGGTCGTATCGGCAGGTGAGTTTGGCCGCACTCCTGTCATCAATCGGGACGCGGGGCGTGACCATTGGCCGCAGGCCCAAAGCATCCTGATCGCGGGGGGTGGCTACCGCCACGGACAGATCATCGGCAGTACCGACGCGAAAGCGGCGTACCCCACGTCGCGGCCGGTCGGCGTCGAAGACTTCTGCGCCATCATCTACAACGCGATCGGCCTGTCCGCGAACGACACGATCATCGACCACACCGGTCGCCCGATGCACCTGCTCCCCAGCGGAGAAGTTCCGAAAGAGCTGCTGTAA
- a CDS encoding MoaD/ThiS family protein, with protein MLRVKLFAQAKQLVGSPQVELPWADGQSVTELKQQLGEQYPQLQSLLPRLLVAVNSEYAGNEQTITTRDEVACFPPVSGG; from the coding sequence ATGTTACGAGTGAAATTGTTTGCGCAGGCGAAGCAACTGGTGGGGAGTCCCCAGGTGGAACTCCCCTGGGCCGATGGTCAGTCGGTAACCGAACTGAAGCAGCAACTCGGCGAACAGTACCCTCAACTTCAATCGCTGCTCCCCCGCTTGCTGGTTGCGGTCAATAGTGAGTACGCCGGGAACGAACAGACGATTACGACACGGGACGAAGTCGCCTGTTTCCCGCCGGTCAGCGGCGGCTAA
- a CDS encoding transposase, which yields MSKKVEKRNAKRTRRSFTEEFKKEAVALLLDGHSASSVAERLGLSSPNVLYRWKQAQLEESGPIASTLEARVHEL from the coding sequence ATGTCTAAGAAAGTCGAAAAGAGAAACGCAAAACGAACACGCCGGAGCTTCACGGAGGAGTTCAAGAAAGAAGCGGTTGCCTTGCTGCTGGATGGACACTCTGCCAGTTCCGTTGCGGAGCGACTGGGCCTGTCGAGCCCCAATGTTCTCTACCGATGGAAGCAGGCGCAGCTTGAGGAGTCGGGCCCGATCGCAAGCACGCTGGAAGCGCGAGTCCACGAACTGTAA